One Heyndrickxia oleronia genomic window, AAATACAACTGGAAACTCTAAACCTTTGGCAGAGTGGAGTGTCATCAACACACATGTCTCACTTTTTGTTTCTTCCTCATCAAGACGATCAATATCTGCAACTAAAGCGAGATCAGTTAAAAACGCTACTAAGCTCTTATCCTCATTTGCCTCTTCGAAATTCTTCGTTACTGATAAAAATTCATCGATATTTTCAAGTCTACCTTGGGACTCCAAGGTTTTTTCAACCTTTAACATGTCTCTGTAACCTGATTTTTCAAGAACTTCTTCGACTAATTCAGTGACAGATAAGTATTCCTGCATCCCAGTATACCCTTTTATAAGTTCGTAAAATTCATAGGCTGCTTTGGCTACTTTCGGGCTTACCCCGATAAAATCAATTTCCTTTAATGCATCCATAATTGAAATATCATGTTCAGCAGCATATCGAGCCATTTTATCGAAGGAGGTTGCCCCAATCCCACGTTTTGGAACATTTATAACACGTTGTAAACTAATGTCATCATTTGGATTCGCAATGAGCCTTAAGTACGCTAGTATATCTTTGATTTCCTTTCGATCGTAGAACTTAATTCCACCAACAATGTTATATTCAATATTTGATTTTAAGAAAACTTCCTCAATCACACGTGATTGTGCATTGGTTCGGTAAAGTATAGCAATATCAGAAAGCTTACGTGCACCCGAGCTTGTCAGCTCTTTTATTTTACCTGCAACATATTGTGCTTCAGATTGCTCACTATCTGCACGATAATAGACAATTTTGGGGCCATCCTGATTTTCTGTCCATAAATTTTTCGGTTTACGATTAGCATTATTTTTTATCACTTCATTTGCCGCGTGAAGAATTCTTTTCGTTGAACGATAATTTTGTTCAAGTAAGATTACTTTTGCCTGAGGATAATCTTTCTCAAAGGATAGAATATTAGCAATATCTGCACCACGCCAGCGATAGATCGATTGGTCGGAATCACCCACTACACAAAGGTTTTGAAAACGGGATGCAAGCATTTTTACAAGCGTATATTGGGCTCGGTTTGTATCCTGATATTCATCGACATGGATATATTGAAACTTTCTTTGATAGTATTCTAAAACTTCTGGAACCCGTTGAAATAATTGAATGGTTTTCATGATGAGGTCATCGAAATCTAGCGCTTGATTTTTTCTTAAGCGCTTTTGGTATTCCTCATATACATCACTAACAACTTGTTCATAAAATCCACCGACAAGCTTTGAATACTCTTCAGGATCCACTAATTCATTTTTCGCACTGCTAATGGATCCTAGAATGGTTCTAGGATCAAATTTCTTTGGATCAATATTTTTGTCCTTTAAAATTCCTTTAATAACCGATTGCTGGTCCGTTGAATCCAGAATCGTAAAGTTTCTGTTAAAGCCGATTCGATCGATATCTCTTCTTAATATCCGCACACACATAGAGTGAAATGTTGAAATCCATACATCCTCTGCTGCACCACCCATAATACTTCCAATCCGTTCCTTCATTTCTTTCGCAGCCTTATTCGTAAAGGTGATCGCTAAAATATTGTATGGATTTATACCTTTTTCTACCATTAAGAACGCCACTCGATGGGTCAGAACTCTTGTCTTTCCACTTCCTGCTCCTGCCATAAGTAGCAAGGGACCATCTGTTGTTTTCACTGCTTCCTGTTGCTGAGGATTCAAGCCATTTAAAAGCCGATCCGTTAAAAATTGCATATTTTCAACACCACCATTCAGAACATTTGTTCCTATTATAATTATATATGATCTAGTCTGTCTACCTTAATTCATAACTGCTTTCACAGTTTTCAATGCCTCTCCAAAGTTTTCATAGAGTGCATTACCTACTACGATAACATCAGCAAATTGTCCCATTTCTTTCGCCTGTGCAGCATTTTTAATGCCCCCACCATAAAATAAGGTTGTATTATTCAAATACCTTTTTGCTGATTTTACCAGATTTACATCACCGTATTTTCCACTGTACTCCAAGTAGAAAATTGGCATTTTAAATAAATTCTCAGCCATCATTGCGTAAGCAACGACATCATCTTCATCTAAATTGGCATTAGCCGAAGTCATCTTGGCTGCTTTGCAATCTTCGTTTAAGATACAATAACCCTCTACAAGAATTTCATCCCAATTCATCAGAACACCATAATCTTTCACCGCTTGATGATGTATCCCTTTTATCCATTTTACATCCGTGCTATTTAAAACAGTTGGGATAAAATATAAATCAAACCCAGGTGTAATCGATTCAAGATTTGAAATTTCTAATACACATGGTACTGTATATCTTCTAACTCTTGACATTAAATTAAGAACATTGTCCAATGTAACTCCGTCAGATCCACCAATAATAATGGCACTAGTACCTGATTCACATACTCTTTCCAAATCGGAGTCTGATATTTCCTTATTAGGATCTAATTTAAAGGCGTGGCGCCATTCGCGAACGTCATACATCCGAATAAAATCCCCCATTCTATATTCCTCCATCATTATAGCATTTGATTGAACTAGCAAAAAAGGATTTCCATATTTATTTGGTAGGGAAAAAAATGTAAGTGGTACATATAAAATAAGAAGGGCTGTTTAGGCTCTGATTCAAAAGAACTATTGTGAAATGAATTTATATTATGAAATATTAATACTTTTAGGAAAATTTGAAAATTTATTGATGGTTTATCACAATAATTTCGTGTTATTTTCCCAAGTTATTTGACCTAGAAAGTGTGCTATTATTAGGTTAAGAACTTTTCCACCAAGCAATAAAATTTGTTAGGAGGATGAAAAAATGAAAATTGAAAAAGTAAAAACAGAACAGAAACCAGCGAAGATTACTAAACGAGAGATTGACATTCTGATTTTCAAAATTGATAGGTTATTAAATGAAAGTCATCCAAGTGAATTACAAAAGGCTTGATTATATAAAGGGCTTTTGAATAGTTCAAAAGCCCCCTCTTTCAATAATTAATTGTTAAAGGGATATTTTTGCTCTATTCTAAATATAATGAATATAAGTAATCTGTACCATCACAATTTCACTAGATAAGTAGAATCACCTAAATAATTTTCATATTATTACCACTTCACATAATTTTTAATATATAATAAAGGAAATATGTAGGTTCAGGTGATTACTATGAATATCGGTGCCATCATAAAATTAAATAGAATTAATCAAAACCTAACCCAAGAAGACCTCGCAGATGGAATTATTTCTATTTCTTATCTATCGAAAATTGAGAATGGTAAGATTGAACCAAATGAAGAGGTGATCAAACTTCTTTGTCGTAAACTAGGAATTCAAGTGAATAATCAAATAGATGACAGTATTAGAGAAAAGTGTCACGAATGGTTTCGCTTACTATTGACTTCTTCGGATATTGCTGAATTGAAAAAAATGTTTGTAGAAATAACTGAATTATTAAAAGTTATCCATAATTCAGAGTTACAAATACTGGTTAATATTCATATGATTAGGTATTACTTAAAAATTGGTGATACTGACAATGCCATACAAAAAGTGAATTCATTAAAGGATGTTAGTGGTACTTTTAATAATCTTCAAAAATACTATTGGTATAAATTTAATGGGAATTATTATTCAATCATTGAAGAGGAAAACGAAGCTCTGCATAACTACACATTAGCCGAAGACCTTATTCCAAGCATTGAATTATCCCAAGAGGAAGTGGCAGATTTACAATACGCACTTTCCGTTACATATAGCAAATTTCGTTTAACATCTGAAGCACAAAGTTATGCAAACAAAGCTTTAGAGTATTATCGACAAGTCTATCATTTTTCTCGATGTGCAGAGTGTCACCTAGTTCTTGGTATTTGTTATAGAAGAATTAATAATCATGATAAGGCTATTAAAAATTATAATTTAGCTAAACAACTTGCGGAGAGCACTGATAAGAAGGAAATTATACTATTAACACATCTAAATATCGGTTATTTATATTTTGTAAAAGAAGATACAACAGAAGCAATTAAACATTTGGATATTATAATAAATGATAATGAATCACCAATTCACATGCGATTGTATGCAATTACCTCAATTATTGGAAAATGTTACAGCATAAATAATTTGGAAGAAACAAGAAAAAGAATTCAGCAAGGTCTTGATTTAATTAATTCAGATAATAGGAGTAAATATTTAGCATTTTACTATGAAATTCTTTGTCATTTATATCTAATTGATGAAAGAAATGAAGAATTTGAAGAACTTATGGTTAATAAATTTATTCCTTATCTAAAAGATACAAAAAACCACGCCAAATTAACAGAATTCTCGGAAATGCTCGGAAACTATTTCTGGAAAAAACACAAATATAAAAACGCTGCAACTTATTATAACTTAGTAAATAATTCATATAAAAAAATTATTCAAATATAGGGGGATTTTAAAAATGAAAAAGTTAATGATTTCTACCGCTGTTACTTCATTACTATTATGTGGGGCTCTAATTGTAAATTTCAATTTTCAACATGATAAAGGCAAGGATATTGCTGCTGGTGGCGGTGAATTAGAACCAAGAGTTCTTTCAACTAGAAGTATTATAGCCTAATTAAAAAAAGAAGAAGTAAAAACCACTTTTACTTCTTCTTTTTTATTTTCCACAAAAAAAACAGCATGATCCCATGCTATTTTTACAATTACTATTCCGTCTCTTCTTTTTTCTCTAATCCTTTATCCTTAATTCTTTCCAACACCATCTCATAAGAATCATTTCCATAATTTAAGCAACGTTTGACACGAGAAATGGTTGCTGTACTTGCACCTGTTTCGTCTTCAATTACATGATAGGTTTTTTTCTCACGGAGCATTCTTGCTACTTCTAAGCGCTGGGCTAAAGATTGGATTTCATTGATTGTGCAAAGATCATCAAAAAATCGATAGCATTCTTCAATATCTTTCAGTGAAAGCACCGATTCAAATAATTGATCCAATGCTCTTCCACGAAGTTTTTCTATTTGCATTAGTAATCTCCCCTATTTTTTCATTAGTTTTATATTTATTTTAAAATATGGACGTTTTGTATTAACAATAGTGATTTACATGTTTTTAAATGATACATCACTCAGACTTGGAACGATATTAATCCACGTTTTACCTGGCAAAAGTTTGATTGGTTCCCCGTTTTCATATGGGATAATCTCCCCTTCGATATTGTTCCATGCAATTTCCCGGTACATTCCGTTCTGGACTATATATGCTTTTCCACCGGAGGTTACATTAATGTCTCGACGACCTTCATTATCAATGATATGATGTTCCATTTCAACAATAATAAGATTATCAATTAATACTGGCTCATTTGAATCCTCATCAATTGTTTGTTCATCGTCGGAATATCTTAACAGCTTCTTAATCTCATTATTATATTCATATTTCACATTAAATACATTGCTTTTCGAATAAGTAATGTCTATTTGATTTATCTCTTCTCCATAAATTTGCTGTATTTCATCATTTGTTGCAAATTCCAATGGATGTGGTGCGAAGTCCATATTGATATCTCTTAACTCTGCACCTTTTAAAATATTATCATATGTGATATATGAGTTATGTGGTGCTTGACGATCGCTTGTACGTTCGAACAAGGTGCCATCATATTGCATCCCATTTATATGATCAATATATCCGTTCTCCAGCATCGTATAGGCTTCAGGACTGTAGCCATGTGCTACATAAAGACTGTTATACCCCTTAGCTAAATCGATAAAATAATCTCTTGCACTTCGGACAGGTCCAATTTTATCCGGCTTTTCACTTTGAAATATTGCAAGAAAGCGTGTGATCTCCCCTTCAGCCAATGCTTCAAAGATAATGTCCGCCTTACTTAGTCCTGATTGAGGTCTTGCTTTTGGATGATTATTGATCATAACAGCAATTGAGCGATTATTCGGCTCATTTTCTGTACCTAAACCCGTTAATGGAAAAGTGAATGTAGGCTCAAGTTCTTCCTGCTGGTCTCCCGAAACTTCCCCTCTTTCAGGAGCTTGTGCTGCTTCCTTTTTTGATTGCTCACGATGATTACAGGCAGACAACAATGTTAGCAACATAATCATCATGAAGATCAATCTCCGTTTACCCATATTCTTAAAACCCATCCCTTTTTTCAAAAGTATTCGCTTTAACATTTTACCGCATTATTGTTGGAAAGAGTACCGTTTTGTTCATTACATCATAAATTCCTCTCTGGGTAATTCTGACATAAGGTAAATGAGTTGCTGAAAAAAATAACAAGGAATAAATTGGATCATTATGAGGATAGCCTCGATCTGCAAGCAGTTCCTTTAATTTTTTCTCCTCTTTGATTAAAAGATTCATTTCTTTATCTGACATAAATCCTGATAAACAAAGAGGAATTTCATGAATAACATCTCCATTTTCGGTTAAAACAATTCCCCCACCCAATTCCTTCATCCGATCAAAAGCAAACATCATATCATTCTTGTTCTTCCCAATTAAAATGATATCCCCTGTACTTGAAAATGATGATGCAAATCCCATAACATGACTAGAAAAACCTTTTACAATAGTATTCATTCTCCATGTTCCATCTCTGCCAATGAGTATCATAAAACTTTCATCATGATCTGTAGTAAGTTGATCAGCAGAAACATCAAAGCTTACAGAATATGGTTTCGTAATTACATCATTTATCATTTCAATCCCAAATGGCATAGAAAATTGCATATCATCATACGTTAGTTTCCAATCCAATTCTAATGGAGCAAATCCATATTCCTTCCATTCTATATCCTGATCCTCAACATATACCATTCCATCTTTCTTTAACCATTTTCCTTTAGATAGAACGGCAATAGGAGTAGGATTTTTTTCATCTTCAAGAAAGTTTATACTTGCCACACGCCCTGTAGTAATAAGGCCATGTAAATGATCAATATTATAATATCGAGCTACATTATAGGAGGCCATAAGATAAGCATCAATGACTGGAATCCCTTTTTCAATAGCCATACGAATCATCATATCCAATATTCCATTTTCATAAAATGCAGGAGTGGAGCCATCAGTATTAAAGAACATGGATCCGTATTGGTCTATTCCTAATCTTTTCATATCATCTAAAAGAACAGGTAAATCTGGACGAATCGATGAATGACGTAAAGAAACCATATAACCCTGCATTAAACGATCATAAACTTCTTCACCTGTCATTGCTTCATGGTCACAATCAGCCCCGAATAACATCATTTTTGCTAATGTCTTTTCTGAAGCACCAGGAAAATGACCTTCTATTTTTTTCCTCATGCGCTTTGCCTCTTGAATCCAATGTAGAATTAAATCATCTCCATCTAGAAGCTTCGGCCAGCTTGTTAATTCTCCACCTTGTAAAACTGCATCATGTTCAAGCCATGATTTTACTTCACTATGAGAAAATACTGTCTCCTCTTCCCTTAACTCTGTTTGGGAATCGAATCGACTCCACCAGTACATCGTGACTGGAGAATGGCGTAGCTCTCTTATCAAAGAAAACGCTTTCTTTTTTCCTAATTGCAAAGCAAGCACTAAATTGTCATTAACGATAGTCGTGGTCCCTGTTTCTGATGCATATCGTGCAAAGGACTGGGGATTATATAATTGAAATGGGTGAACATGTGGCTCAATATAGCCTGGAACAAGAGTTAATCCAGAGCAATCAATAACCTCGCAATCGGTTGTATTATCAGGAAGTGCTTTCCCTGTATACACTATGCGATCTTCATAAATCCAAATATGACCGGTCATCCATTTTCGAAAAATCGAGTGTAAGTATTTAGCATTTTTCAAAAGAATCGTTGGTGATTTCTTCCCGTTTAAAATAGCAACATGCTCGCGAATTTGCTTGTTTTTCCAACGGTATCTTTGGTCTAACATTAACATCCCTCCCTAAGGAGATATTTACTTTTGCTTATAGTATCATATTTTACTGTTTAACGCAGTAAAGTTTTACAATAATTTTCAACTTATTTGTGAAGGGAGAACAATAAAATGAAAATTACTCCTAATATTGGGATACTCAATGCATTAATTCGCATAACCTGCGGCTTAACCTTACTATCATGGTCAAGTGCAAAATTATCAAAAAAGCCATGGTGCAATTCGTATATTATTGTGATGATTTTAAGCGCAATGAAAGTGGCTGAAGGTATTGTCAGATATTGTCCTGTTACAGAACTATTGAAGAACGGACAAAATCCAATGGGCAGTAATAAAGGGAAAGAAGAACACTCAATGACTCCGGCAAAACATTCAGATAATCAAACAGATATCAATGTGATGAAAGAGATCAAGAACTTCCAAGATCAATTAAAAGATTAAGCGCAAAAACTAATTCGCAAGCACCCAAAGGAACATACATTGCGGAATTGTTTTACACTTTCAGTTTGAAAAAAAATCGTAGGTGTCTTTTCATTTTTACTAGACACCTACGATTAAATTATTCCACTAAAGCCAAAGCCTTTGATCCGATATCTTTACGATAGAAAAAACCTTCGATAGTCAAGTTCTCCATCTCTCCATACACTTTATTTATGGCTGTTTTGAGATCCTCACCCTTGGATGTTACCAGTAGTACCCTTCCTCCATTAGATACAAGTGTTTGATTTGCCCCCATCTCTGTTCCCGCGTGAAACACAAGTGTAGAGGAATCAAGCTTTGTTAAATCAGGAATTTTTATACTCTTTTCATATGAATTTGGGTAACCATTTGAAGCAAGAACGACACCAACTACCGATTCATCTATCCAAGAAATTGTCGGCGTAGATTCATCCATTATATCTTTGAGTATTTGAACAAAATCGGATTCGAGTCTAGTTAGTACAACCTGAGTTTCTGGATCACCAAAGCGGGCATTAAATTCAATTACTTTAGGTCCTTCCTGCGTAAGAATTAACCCTGCATAAAGAATTCCTGTAAAATTCCTGTTTTCTTGTGCTAATGCATGGGCGGTAGGAACTAAAATTTCTTTAACTGCTCGATCAACCTCAGTCTGAGGTATTTGTGGTACAGGTGAATATGCTCCCATTCCCCCTGTGTTTGGCCCTTGATCTCCATCAAATGCACGCTTATGGTCCTGAGCAATCACCATAGGATAAACAGATTCACCATTTACAAAGGCCATTAAAGAAAATTCTTCACCTTCTAAGAATTCCTCGATAACAACCTTTGTCGATGCTGAACCAAATTTTTCATTGACCATCATTTCCTCAAGACCGGATAGGGCTTCGTCTAGCGTGAAAGCCACAATTACTCCCTTACCTGCAGCAAGACCATCAGCTTTAATAACAACTGGTGCACCATGCTCCTCTAGATACGTCTTAGCTTCCTCATACATATCAAAGGTTTCATATGCTGCGGTAGGAATTTGATATTTTTTCATTAAGTCCTTGGCAAAAGCCTTACTTCCTTCTATCATTGCTGCTTCTTTTCGCGGCCCAAACACAGGTAACCCAGCTGCTTGAAATTCATTAACGATTCCAGCGGATAATGGCTCTTCAGGTCCGACAATGGTTAAGTCGATCTTCTTTTCCTTTGCAAAGGTGATTAATTCGCTGAAATCCATTTCTGAAATGGGAACAATCTCTGCATCCGCACTAATTCCACCATTACCTGGTGCACAATATACCTTTTTTACCAATGAACTTTCCTTCACTTTTTTACAAATTGCGTGTTCTCTCCCACCTCTGCCTATGACTAAAATATTCATTTTTTCATCCCCTCTTAAAAAATGGCACCTGGTTTAATTACGCCCAAGGTGCCCATTGTTTTTTCTTTTTTAGTAGGCTCTTCTCTAAAATCTGTTTGGTATGATCTAAAATTCCTGGTGCTAAAAAATTTTTCCACCTGTTGAAAAGTCCTTTTGTATCATTAAGAACGTTTAATGTTTGAAATGACGTATTCCTGTAAACACCATGGCAATTCCGTACTCATTTGCCTTTTTAATAGAATCTTCGTCGCGTATTGAACCACCTGGTTGAATGATCGCTGTAATTCCAGACTTCGCTGCTGCTTCAACTGTATCATCCATTGGAAAGAATGCATCAGAAGCCATTGCTGCCCCCTTTGCTAGATCCCCAGCTTGCTCTAAGGCTATATTAGCTGATCCTACACGATTCATTTGACCTGCACCAATTCCAAGTGTCATTTCATCATTGGAAACAACAATTGCATTCGATTTAACATGTTTTACAACTTTCCATCCCAGTTTTAGTGCCTTCCACTCTGACTCTGTTGGCTTTCTATTGGTTGGAACTGAAATATTTGCATCATCAAATGTATGTGTATCCTGATCTTGAATGAGTAGACCACCTTCAACTGATGTAATGACCTTTTCATTTTTTTGCTGGAGATCAAAAGAAACTGTCAAGAGGCGAAGATTTTTTTTACTTGTTAAAATTGATAGAGCTTCATCTGAAAATGATGGTGCAATAATAATTTCTAAAAAGATTTCATGTAGTTGCTCAGCTGTCTCTTTATCTACTTCTCGATTAAATGCTACGATACCACCAAAAATCGATGTAGAATCAGCCTCATATGCCTTTTTAAACGCTTCTGCTATACTATTTCCTAAACCAACACCACAAGGGTTCATATGCTTAACCGCAACTGCAACAGGTTCAGAAAAATCCTTCACAATTTGAAGGGCTGCATCTGCATCGTGAATATTATTGTAAGAAAGTTCTTTGCCATGTAATTGCTTTGCATGTGCAATAGAAAATAATGATCCAATTGGATTCATATAGAAACTTGCCTTTTGATGAGGATTTTCTCCATAACGCAATGATTGTTTTATTTCATAAGAAAAAGTGATACGTTCTGGATTTTCTTCTCCAACAAGATTTGTCATATATTCGGCAATATAAGAGTCATATGCAGCAGTATGTCGGAAAACCTTTGCAGCTAAACGTTTATTCGTTTCTTTAGACACTGCACCATTCAATTTTATTTCCTTTAATACACCATCATAATCCTGTGCATCAACAATGACAGTCACGTAATCATGATTCTTTGCTGCAGAACGAAGCATAGTTGGACCACCAATATCAATATTTTCAATAGCCTCTTCTTCTGTCACATTTGGCTTAGAAATCGTTTGTTGAAATGGATATAAATTCACACAAACAAGATCGATAGGAGTAATCCCTTGTTGATCTATTTGTTGAAGATGTTCAGGAGTACGTTTTGCTAGCAACCCACCATGAATGAAAGGATGAAGTGTTTTTACTCTTCCTTCCAGTATTTCCGGAAATCCTGTCACATCCTCTACTCCAATTACCGATAGACCAGCTTCTTCAAGTGTTCGTTTTGTTCCGCCAGTAGAAATAATCTCGACTCCTGCCTCAAGTAATCCTTTGGCAAACTCTACGATTCCTGTTTTATCTGAAACACTGATTAATGCACGTTTCATGGTGTAACCCCCTCGTTTTTTTGCAATAACAATTGAATGGTTTCTGGATATAAACGGTGCTCAATTTTGTGCACCTTTTCGGCTAATGTTTGTTCTGTATCCAATATATCTATTTTTAATGCCTCTTGAGCAATGATTGGACCCGTATCCATACCTTCATCCACAAAATGAACTGTTACTCCTGTCACCTTAACACCTGCCTGGAGTGCCTGTCTCACAGCATGTTTTCCTGGAAAGGAAGGGAGAAGTGAAGGATGGATATTAATAATCCGATTTGTGAATTTCTGTAGTAAAGTATCACCAATGAGCCTCATATATCCTGC contains:
- the purN gene encoding phosphoribosylglycinamide formyltransferase gives rise to the protein MTKIAIFASGSGSNYQAIMDAIKSGSLEASVELLVCDREDAFVLERAKREHTPIFQFDPKRYDSKFDYEKEITNVLYKHQVEFIVLAGYMRLIGDTLLQKFTNRIINIHPSLLPSFPGKHAVRQALQAGVKVTGVTVHFVDEGMDTGPIIAQEALKIDILDTEQTLAEKVHKIEHRLYPETIQLLLQKNEGVTP